From Spirosoma aerolatum, one genomic window encodes:
- a CDS encoding RrF2 family transcriptional regulator → MISKRAKYAIKAMKALTQAYGNGPVLIARIAEQEHIPQKFLEGILLELRNHGLLQSQKGKGGGYMLRVEPDRITLAQLVRIIDGPIAPTPCVSLHFYTRCDDCDSEDTCKIRPIMLRVRDANLAVYEKTTLQMLVAGMKEPTTLIPV, encoded by the coding sequence ATGATCTCTAAAAGAGCAAAATACGCGATCAAAGCCATGAAAGCGTTGACCCAGGCGTATGGGAACGGCCCCGTGCTGATTGCTCGCATTGCCGAGCAGGAACACATTCCTCAGAAATTTCTGGAAGGCATTTTACTGGAGCTACGCAATCATGGGTTGCTGCAAAGTCAGAAAGGGAAAGGGGGTGGCTACATGCTGCGGGTGGAGCCGGATCGGATCACACTGGCCCAACTCGTCCGTATTATCGACGGCCCCATAGCACCAACGCCTTGTGTGTCCCTTCATTTTTACACCCGCTGCGACGACTGTGACAGCGAAGACACCTGCAAGATCAGACCTATCATGCTACGTGTTCGAGACGCCAACCTGGCCGTTTACGAAAAAACAACCTTGCAAATGCTCGTTGCTGGTATGAAGGAGCCAACTACGCTGATACCTGTATAA
- a CDS encoding DUF4395 domain-containing protein has translation MAGLVLLIAIVYWLTNWLALPLLLFIDFGLRSTDLGKYSPLGTIADSLVNTFHLPYKGTDQAPKQFAARIGFGFAILITGLRLAGISTLIPVSVLAVFAALESIVGFCAGCYVYTYYIRLFAKVND, from the coding sequence GTGGCAGGCCTTGTCCTGCTTATAGCCATCGTGTATTGGCTAACGAATTGGCTGGCTTTGCCACTTTTACTGTTTATCGATTTCGGTCTTCGAAGTACCGATTTGGGAAAATACAGTCCTTTGGGAACAATTGCCGACAGCCTGGTAAATACTTTTCATTTGCCTTATAAAGGCACCGATCAGGCTCCCAAGCAATTCGCGGCCCGCATTGGCTTCGGCTTTGCCATTCTGATAACAGGACTACGATTAGCAGGCATTTCAACCCTAATTCCAGTTAGTGTACTGGCCGTTTTTGCGGCTCTTGAGTCGATTGTCGGCTTTTGCGCTGGCTGCTACGTGTATACGTATTACATCCGGTTATTTGCTAAGGTAAATGACTAA
- a CDS encoding SusC/RagA family TonB-linked outer membrane protein: MQKLYAVWVIFLLTSLDLIAQSTDRSANSSLATLSGTVRADNGEVLPGVNIVLKGQSKGTVTDANGQFSLSAKPGDQLILSAIGYKTIEVRVNGTAPLKVQLSTDSRQLSEVIVVGYGTSERKNLIGSIAKIDPADTKSIPVGSVDAQLQGKVPGVQISSATGVPGERVNIRVRGATSINASNDPLYVVDGVFINSNSLQTIGTGGKATSPIADINPSDIESIEVLKDAEATALYGSRGANGVVLITTKRGAFGQRSTLKIDASAGAAKAAKLWELTTGPEHATLVNEWWVNTGKDTPSLNRTFANRPFRPVSEGGRGLPEDQKTYDRLGELFRTAQLRNYDISLSGGTQSTKYYIAGGYNTQEAIIRPINFNRASFKVNLDQQVNDKIQVGVSNTFTRTYRNQGRAGDGPAGGLLQAALHTPTYLSPTNDQGVLVGRAGFDNLTLLINNYNVHTTSLRYIGNLYADAQLLPGLKLRTSFGIDYNNYNESEYWNSKLISGSPNGYATSSISQYTTWLNEQTLTYRKKIGSSHSFGVLIGNTLQSDNLTRTYAEGRGFPNDNFTQISSAATTASSQNWSKSTLASFFAKADYNFAGRYLIDASLRADGSSRFGSSRKWGYFPSVGVAWRVKQESFLQDVTAISDLKLRASWGVTGNQNGIGNFAAQGLWTGGTGYQGSPGIAPQQLGNPDLQWERTRQISAGLDVSLFTDRIGLELNVYDKYTTNGLFQIALAGTTGFSSYWSNAAEISNKGFELGINTVNLRQSGLTWTTSFNVAQNVNRIEKLATPLKYGSRDLILQQQGFPLYSFWVYKQLYVDPQTGNVVYDDVNKDGKITVDDRQLVGSIWPKFFGGLTNSFSYKGFDVNLFFSYQYGNKIYNHNRFFGEGGGARDDARIIFKSNLARWQKPGDVTDVPRPDGINVNNYRDGGSRWLEDGSFLRLKSLTVGYTVPKAITSRLGIQNVRVYAVGTNLWLLTNYTGLDPESSSSSDQNAQGIDLGTPPQPVGIQGGISLTL; encoded by the coding sequence ATGCAAAAACTCTATGCAGTATGGGTAATTTTTTTACTCACTTCGCTGGATCTGATTGCTCAATCAACCGACAGATCCGCTAATTCCTCACTAGCTACACTTTCCGGCACGGTCCGGGCCGATAACGGTGAAGTACTTCCCGGTGTCAATATTGTTCTGAAAGGTCAGTCGAAAGGGACCGTTACCGATGCAAACGGGCAGTTTAGCTTGTCGGCTAAACCAGGTGATCAGCTTATTCTGTCGGCCATTGGCTATAAAACCATCGAAGTGCGCGTCAATGGAACGGCACCATTAAAAGTGCAGTTATCAACTGATTCACGGCAACTTAGCGAGGTTATCGTAGTCGGGTACGGCACATCGGAACGGAAAAATCTGATTGGTTCCATTGCCAAAATCGATCCGGCCGATACCAAATCCATTCCTGTGGGTAGTGTGGATGCCCAGTTGCAGGGAAAAGTACCGGGCGTTCAGATTTCGAGTGCTACGGGCGTACCGGGTGAACGGGTCAACATTCGCGTGCGTGGGGCTACATCGATCAATGCCAGTAACGACCCGCTCTACGTGGTCGATGGGGTATTTATTAACAGCAACAGCCTTCAGACGATTGGTACCGGAGGAAAAGCTACCTCGCCCATTGCTGATATTAATCCGTCTGATATTGAGAGTATTGAGGTATTGAAAGATGCTGAAGCTACGGCATTATACGGCTCTCGTGGGGCCAACGGTGTGGTACTGATCACCACCAAGCGCGGTGCTTTCGGGCAGCGGTCGACGCTGAAAATCGATGCATCGGCAGGTGCCGCGAAAGCTGCCAAACTCTGGGAATTAACCACTGGCCCCGAACATGCCACCCTGGTGAATGAATGGTGGGTAAATACGGGTAAAGATACACCGTCGCTGAACCGAACGTTTGCCAACCGCCCATTCCGACCCGTTTCAGAAGGGGGACGTGGTTTACCCGAAGATCAGAAAACCTACGACCGACTGGGCGAACTGTTTCGAACGGCTCAACTCCGCAATTACGACATCTCCCTGTCTGGTGGTACCCAATCCACCAAATACTACATCGCAGGTGGCTACAACACGCAGGAAGCCATTATTCGGCCCATCAACTTTAACCGGGCCAGTTTTAAGGTTAATCTGGATCAGCAGGTAAACGACAAAATACAGGTGGGTGTCAGCAATACGTTCACCCGGACATACCGCAATCAGGGGCGGGCAGGCGATGGCCCTGCGGGTGGATTGTTACAGGCAGCGTTGCATACGCCTACGTACCTGTCGCCGACCAACGATCAGGGTGTGCTGGTAGGACGGGCTGGCTTCGACAACCTGACCTTGCTGATCAACAACTACAATGTTCATACGACCAGCCTGCGGTATATCGGTAACCTGTATGCGGATGCCCAATTGCTACCCGGTCTGAAATTGCGGACCAGCTTCGGCATCGATTACAACAACTACAACGAGTCGGAATACTGGAATTCCAAGCTGATTTCGGGTAGCCCAAACGGCTATGCCACCTCGAGTATTAGCCAGTATACCACCTGGCTGAATGAGCAAACACTGACCTACCGGAAAAAGATAGGTTCCAGTCACTCCTTTGGGGTGCTGATCGGAAATACGTTACAGAGCGATAACCTGACCCGTACCTATGCCGAAGGACGCGGCTTCCCGAACGATAATTTTACGCAGATTTCATCGGCGGCCACCACAGCTAGTTCGCAAAACTGGAGCAAGAGTACCCTGGCGTCGTTTTTCGCCAAAGCCGATTACAACTTCGCCGGTCGATACCTGATCGATGCCAGCCTTCGTGCTGATGGATCGTCGCGTTTCGGATCGTCCCGTAAATGGGGCTATTTCCCATCGGTAGGAGTGGCCTGGCGCGTGAAACAGGAATCGTTCCTACAGGACGTTACGGCTATCAGCGATTTAAAACTGCGGGCTAGCTGGGGCGTAACGGGGAACCAGAATGGCATCGGCAATTTTGCCGCACAAGGCCTCTGGACGGGTGGCACGGGCTATCAGGGAAGCCCAGGTATTGCCCCTCAGCAACTGGGTAACCCCGATCTGCAATGGGAGCGAACCCGGCAAATTAGTGCCGGGCTGGATGTATCGCTTTTTACCGACCGAATTGGGCTGGAGCTGAACGTATACGATAAATACACCACCAACGGCCTGTTTCAAATCGCACTGGCCGGAACAACGGGCTTTAGCAGCTATTGGAGCAACGCGGCCGAAATCAGTAACAAAGGTTTTGAACTGGGTATCAACACGGTTAACCTCCGCCAAAGTGGCCTGACCTGGACAACCAGCTTTAACGTGGCGCAGAACGTGAACCGGATCGAAAAGCTGGCGACGCCACTCAAATACGGTAGCCGCGACCTGATTCTCCAACAGCAGGGTTTTCCACTGTATTCGTTCTGGGTGTACAAACAATTGTATGTTGATCCGCAAACGGGCAACGTGGTGTACGACGACGTAAACAAAGACGGTAAAATCACCGTCGACGACCGGCAACTGGTAGGTAGTATCTGGCCGAAATTCTTTGGTGGCCTTACCAACAGCTTTTCGTACAAGGGCTTCGATGTGAACCTGTTCTTCTCGTATCAGTACGGCAATAAGATTTATAACCACAATCGATTCTTCGGGGAAGGCGGTGGAGCGCGTGACGACGCTCGGATCATTTTTAAATCAAATCTGGCCCGCTGGCAGAAACCGGGCGACGTGACCGACGTGCCTCGTCCCGATGGCATCAATGTCAACAACTACCGGGATGGTGGAAGTCGCTGGCTGGAAGATGGTTCATTCCTACGACTAAAATCGCTGACAGTAGGCTATACGGTCCCGAAGGCAATCACGAGCCGATTAGGTATTCAAAACGTTCGTGTGTACGCCGTTGGCACCAACCTGTGGCTGCTTACCAACTACACCGGCCTCGATCCCGAATCCAGTTCCAGCAGCGACCAGAACGCACAAGGCATCGACCTCGGTACACCTCCGCAACCTGTTGGTATTCAGGGGGGCATTAGTTTGACTTTATAA
- a CDS encoding RagB/SusD family nutrient uptake outer membrane protein — MKSINSLFFLLLLVTVSSCKDFLDVKPLESISDTETITDQNSALTALRGVYSALASGDYYGTSFQSIGYLSGDNIQWTGSQSQVQEFINKKVNADNSTISSVWIAIYRTINRANNIIAKVPTVTDPALTTALKNQYLGEAYAIRALAYFDLARTFGGVPIITDPTIKPTDNSGIKRSTQAETYAQVLKDLETAEPLLPTTVDRYRITQKTIFALKSRFYLYQKDYAKAEDYASRLISDATNYKLLKPYGAFFQNDARGTAESVFEIFYNGTTEVNSHRGQWQPQTNGGTRQWAPNDALVALLNDPAVGGNRSVLVAKDNQNRWYGNLYYRNPGSDPSYIFRIAEAYLIRAEARAQQDKLADALTDLNAIRDRAGLTALTATTTSTKEAVLLAIENERRVELALEPHRWFDIVRTGRAGAVFNLTDANRFVLPIPVQQLQTDKALTQNPGY; from the coding sequence ATGAAATCAATCAACTCTCTCTTTTTTCTGCTTCTGCTGGTCACGGTCAGTAGTTGTAAAGATTTTTTAGATGTAAAACCGCTGGAGTCGATCTCCGATACGGAAACGATTACCGATCAGAATTCGGCACTGACCGCGCTGCGGGGTGTATATAGTGCTCTGGCCAGTGGCGACTATTACGGTACAAGTTTTCAGTCGATTGGCTATCTGTCGGGCGATAATATTCAATGGACAGGCTCACAGTCGCAGGTACAGGAGTTTATCAACAAGAAGGTGAACGCCGATAACTCGACCATTTCGAGTGTCTGGATTGCGATTTACCGGACCATCAACCGGGCTAATAATATTATTGCCAAAGTCCCAACCGTAACAGACCCGGCCCTGACTACTGCCTTGAAAAACCAGTATCTGGGCGAAGCCTATGCCATACGGGCACTCGCTTACTTCGACCTGGCCCGTACGTTTGGTGGCGTTCCGATCATTACCGACCCGACCATCAAACCAACCGACAATTCGGGTATCAAGCGGAGCACGCAGGCCGAAACCTACGCGCAGGTGCTGAAAGACCTCGAAACCGCCGAGCCGCTGTTACCCACCACGGTTGATCGCTACCGAATTACGCAGAAAACCATTTTTGCGCTGAAATCCCGCTTCTATCTATATCAGAAAGATTACGCCAAAGCCGAAGATTACGCCAGCCGACTCATCAGCGATGCGACCAACTACAAGCTGCTGAAACCGTATGGGGCTTTCTTCCAGAATGATGCGCGGGGAACGGCAGAGTCGGTGTTCGAGATTTTCTACAACGGCACCACCGAAGTGAACAGTCACCGAGGGCAATGGCAGCCGCAAACCAACGGCGGTACCCGGCAATGGGCACCTAACGATGCGTTGGTTGCCTTGCTGAACGATCCGGCTGTTGGGGGCAATCGCTCGGTCTTGGTCGCGAAAGACAATCAGAATCGCTGGTATGGCAACCTCTACTACCGCAACCCCGGCTCCGACCCATCCTACATATTCCGCATTGCCGAAGCCTATCTGATTCGGGCGGAGGCTCGGGCGCAACAGGATAAGCTGGCCGATGCGCTGACCGACCTGAACGCCATTCGTGACCGGGCGGGACTAACGGCTCTGACCGCTACGACGACCTCGACAAAAGAGGCCGTGCTGCTGGCGATTGAAAACGAGCGACGAGTCGAGCTTGCGCTGGAACCTCATCGTTGGTTCGACATTGTTCGCACGGGTCGGGCCGGAGCGGTTTTCAACTTAACCGATGCCAATCGGTTCGTACTACCGATTCCGGTTCAGCAGCTACAAACCGACAAAGCACTTACTCAAAATCCGGGCTACTGA
- a CDS encoding c-type cytochrome codes for MESLNSTLLWLSAIVTFWVSFLPDSEGQGWLYDKTPVVVRDTFPATFGIGRAATSTEIARLDIDVRPDGKGLPPGEGKPAVGKLIFAQKCAACHGVGGIGGPNGSLVTTASEGTKKRPEKTVGNYWPYATTVFDYIRRAMPFSEPGSLTNEEVYSLTAYLLTANGIIDEKTVINAQTLPNVKMPAQPLFIPDDRKGGPEIK; via the coding sequence ATGGAAAGTCTAAACAGTACCCTGCTGTGGTTATCTGCAATCGTTACGTTTTGGGTGAGTTTTTTGCCTGATTCAGAAGGCCAGGGCTGGTTATATGATAAAACACCTGTAGTTGTTCGAGATACATTTCCAGCTACGTTTGGCATTGGCCGGGCCGCGACTTCGACCGAAATTGCCCGGCTCGATATTGATGTACGGCCCGATGGGAAAGGCTTACCCCCAGGCGAAGGGAAACCAGCCGTGGGTAAGTTGATTTTCGCTCAGAAATGCGCAGCCTGCCACGGTGTAGGGGGAATTGGTGGACCAAACGGATCGCTGGTGACAACGGCTTCCGAAGGAACGAAAAAACGACCGGAGAAAACCGTTGGCAATTATTGGCCGTATGCCACCACCGTATTCGATTACATCCGGCGGGCCATGCCGTTCAGCGAACCGGGTTCACTCACTAACGAGGAGGTGTATAGCCTGACTGCCTATTTGCTGACTGCTAACGGTATTATCGACGAAAAAACCGTAATCAATGCCCAAACGCTTCCTAACGTGAAGATGCCAGCCCAACCGCTATTCATCCCCGATGATCGGAAAGGTGGACCGGAGATAAAGTGA
- the soxC gene encoding sulfite dehydrogenase, protein MKKILRLNQLTTKLSRRAMLGGTATAAVAIVQTAQGKTVQESVSIAELLPDDPTKRVGPLAGEVGTRSSFEKLVKKPSDISSRSPLQDFYGIITPSDLHFERHHAGIPIIDPARHELLIHGLVDKPLVFTIADLKRFPSVSRIAFLECSGNFRTGKETMSPQDICGLTSQSEWTGVKLATLFREVGVKPSASWFLAEGGDAAVMTRSIPVKKGWDDAIIAYAQNGEALRPEQGYPVRLFLPGWEGNTNVKWLRRIELGDAPWHTREETSKYTESIKGGKIRQFSFDMDARSIITFPAYPKTVEKGWIDIRGIAWSGRGKVVRVEVSTDFGKNWQLAILQDPILDKAHTGFRYLWYWNGVETEIMSRVTDETGYIQPTFTQLIEARGSDGGYHFNPITAWQIKSDGRVLNRPER, encoded by the coding sequence ATGAAGAAAATCCTTCGACTCAATCAACTGACGACGAAGCTTTCCCGACGAGCCATGCTGGGCGGAACCGCTACGGCGGCTGTGGCTATTGTCCAGACTGCGCAGGGAAAAACTGTTCAGGAAAGTGTATCTATTGCCGAACTGCTACCCGATGATCCGACGAAGCGTGTAGGTCCCCTGGCGGGCGAGGTCGGTACGCGGTCGTCGTTTGAAAAGCTTGTCAAGAAACCGTCGGATATTTCATCGCGGTCGCCCCTTCAGGATTTTTACGGCATCATCACCCCATCCGATCTACACTTCGAGCGCCATCATGCGGGTATTCCGATTATTGATCCGGCCAGGCATGAGCTGCTGATTCACGGGCTGGTCGATAAGCCACTGGTGTTTACTATCGCCGATCTGAAACGATTTCCTTCCGTATCGCGGATTGCGTTTCTGGAATGCTCGGGGAATTTTCGGACAGGTAAAGAAACCATGAGTCCGCAGGATATTTGTGGCCTGACGAGTCAGAGCGAATGGACGGGCGTAAAACTCGCTACGCTGTTTCGGGAAGTCGGGGTGAAGCCGAGTGCAAGCTGGTTTTTGGCCGAAGGGGGCGATGCGGCCGTAATGACCCGGAGTATCCCCGTCAAAAAAGGCTGGGATGATGCGATTATTGCCTACGCCCAAAATGGCGAAGCCTTACGACCCGAACAGGGCTATCCGGTTCGGTTGTTTCTGCCAGGTTGGGAAGGTAATACGAATGTGAAATGGCTCCGACGCATCGAGCTTGGCGATGCACCCTGGCATACACGGGAAGAAACTTCGAAATATACCGAAAGCATCAAAGGCGGTAAAATCCGGCAGTTTAGCTTCGACATGGATGCGCGCTCGATTATCACCTTTCCGGCTTATCCGAAAACGGTTGAAAAAGGCTGGATCGACATTCGGGGCATTGCCTGGAGCGGCCGGGGGAAAGTCGTGCGTGTAGAGGTGAGTACCGATTTTGGCAAAAACTGGCAACTGGCCATCCTTCAGGACCCGATCCTGGATAAAGCGCATACCGGATTCCGTTATCTGTGGTACTGGAATGGCGTTGAAACCGAGATTATGAGCCGGGTTACCGACGAAACGGGTTATATTCAGCCGACGTTTACCCAACTGATCGAAGCGAGGGGCTCGGATGGCGGCTACCATTTTAACCCCATCACGGCCTGGCAAATCAAATCCGATGGGCGCGTACTGAACCGACCCGAAAGGTGA
- a CDS encoding phytoene desaturase family protein, protein MAKTEVDAVVVGSGPNGLSAAITLQRAGLSVLVLEAKETIGGGTRSAELTLPGFVHDVCSAIHPLAVGSPLFQQLPLAEHGLEFINPPVAAAHPFDDGTAAALRYSLTETAQSLGADQETYRKLFEPLVRHWPGLAPDVLGPLRFPKHPIDLASFGLDALLPVTQLVKRFKTKEARGLLAGMAAHSIQPLSNLTTSAIALVMTTAGHLYNWPIPKGGSQTIANALASYFQSLGGRIETGRLVRSMNDIPSTRVVLFDLTPKQLLSIAGDRLSSLYRRQLEQYRYGMGVFKIDWALDGPIPFTAPECRQAGTIHIGGTFEEIAQAEQETSDGSHPDRPFILLAQQSLFDPSRAPAGKHTAWAYCHVPNGSTVDRTEAIEKQVERFAPGFRDRILARHTMNTVQMEAYNPNYIGGDINGGIIDIGQLYTRPVITLSPYKTSAPGMFICSSSTPPGGGVHGMCGYHAARVALREGFGRPVPIHLA, encoded by the coding sequence ATGGCGAAAACCGAGGTAGATGCCGTAGTCGTAGGGTCGGGTCCCAATGGGCTTAGTGCGGCCATTACGCTGCAACGGGCCGGGCTATCGGTGCTGGTGCTGGAAGCCAAGGAAACCATTGGCGGAGGAACGCGCTCGGCCGAACTGACCCTGCCCGGTTTTGTGCATGACGTTTGTTCTGCCATTCACCCGCTGGCCGTAGGTTCGCCTTTGTTTCAGCAATTGCCGTTGGCCGAACATGGGCTGGAATTCATCAATCCCCCAGTGGCAGCCGCCCATCCGTTTGACGATGGCACGGCAGCAGCCCTTCGGTATTCATTGACAGAAACGGCCCAATCGCTCGGCGCTGACCAGGAAACATACCGGAAATTATTTGAACCGCTTGTTCGACACTGGCCGGGTTTGGCACCAGATGTATTAGGGCCTTTGCGTTTTCCAAAACATCCTATCGATCTGGCTAGCTTTGGCCTGGATGCCCTGCTGCCCGTTACGCAATTGGTCAAACGGTTCAAAACCAAAGAAGCCCGTGGATTACTGGCTGGTATGGCCGCTCATTCCATTCAGCCCCTGAGCAATCTAACCACATCGGCCATTGCCCTGGTGATGACTACAGCCGGGCACCTATACAATTGGCCCATCCCCAAAGGTGGTTCACAGACGATAGCCAATGCACTAGCCTCCTATTTTCAATCGTTGGGAGGTCGGATCGAGACGGGGCGGTTGGTGCGCTCGATGAACGATATTCCATCGACGCGGGTGGTTCTGTTCGATCTGACACCGAAGCAACTGCTTTCCATTGCCGGAGATCGCTTATCGTCCCTGTATCGTCGGCAATTGGAACAGTACCGCTATGGCATGGGTGTTTTTAAGATCGACTGGGCACTGGATGGACCAATTCCGTTTACCGCTCCCGAATGCCGGCAGGCGGGTACAATACACATTGGCGGTACGTTCGAAGAGATAGCGCAGGCCGAGCAGGAAACCTCTGATGGAAGCCACCCTGATCGGCCATTTATCCTGCTGGCTCAGCAAAGTCTGTTCGATCCCAGCCGAGCCCCAGCCGGGAAGCATACGGCCTGGGCATATTGTCATGTGCCAAACGGCTCGACCGTTGACCGGACCGAGGCCATCGAGAAACAGGTCGAACGGTTTGCGCCGGGGTTTCGCGACAGGATTCTGGCCCGCCACACCATGAATACCGTACAGATGGAAGCCTATAACCCTAATTACATTGGGGGCGACATCAACGGTGGTATTATCGACATCGGGCAGTTGTATACGCGTCCGGTCATAACCTTATCGCCCTACAAAACATCGGCTCCCGGCATGTTTATCTGTTCGTCATCCACACCGCCCGGCGGGGGCGTACACGGCATGTGTGGCTATCATGCTGCCCGTGTTGCCTTACGTGAAGGCTTCGGAAGGCCTGTACCCATTCATCTGGCCTAA
- a CDS encoding arsenate reductase ArsC, whose translation MKRILVLCTGNSARSQMAEGYLRFFADQSEHTERADVYSAGVAPHGVNPLSIQVMAEDGVGISHHTSNHVDEYLAIPFDYVITVCDNAREQCPLFPSSAETIHHSFPDPGHQPGVDTLTSFRQVRDQIKVFAKEFIETKLAHH comes from the coding sequence ATGAAACGTATCCTCGTACTCTGTACAGGTAATTCGGCCCGCTCACAAATGGCGGAAGGCTATTTGCGATTCTTTGCCGATCAGTCGGAACACACTGAGCGAGCCGACGTTTATAGCGCGGGTGTAGCTCCTCACGGCGTAAATCCCCTCTCCATTCAGGTCATGGCTGAAGATGGCGTCGGTATTTCTCATCACACTTCCAACCATGTCGATGAGTACCTAGCTATTCCCTTCGATTATGTGATTACGGTATGCGACAATGCCCGCGAGCAATGTCCGCTCTTCCCGTCGAGCGCAGAAACGATTCACCACAGCTTTCCCGATCCGGGCCACCAGCCGGGTGTTGATACCCTGACGTCATTCCGTCAGGTTCGCGACCAGATTAAAGTTTTCGCCAAAGAATTCATCGAAACCAAGTTAGCCCATCACTAA